A genomic segment from Gossypium hirsutum isolate 1008001.06 chromosome D04, Gossypium_hirsutum_v2.1, whole genome shotgun sequence encodes:
- the LOC107899196 gene encoding protein downstream neighbor of Son isoform X2, with translation MLLSLLVNLWPQVRWIMDSRKQILQGILDILTPVWMKYILPRNQGSNFQEKKMPSPQNSVASVDVPKDDVLGACPTLEKCSRGTFLTVTELSSGGQKLSGLATVEMDKALKGLAACEAFPTRPPESSGKIDDLSTGNFCSEFHVTGLKVPLDFTLKTYMRLVSSSSVNWLNRLITCGTYNGVPQFASHSGSSEDQNISSASQTRLTSQVLNSKALHSWIYPQSTFPPSLVSILVSSAADGVEMDFLRKRIGAWEESFRSLYYMFRENACSVFYVCTSHFVVMFTSVDGSGRSRSYQAYISQSTRGLRSSLKEHDVSFSMPLCHSQVEQVTTEDLVELSEIEKRNLGQTRRMNSFSDVDNTPQSLLAFSGNRNVHGLYDILLNYRSFLTFLNAVDVPVLYSPVPFQHAALSAPEVRCMEIKRADHGTYLSHGSSTLNDGHSTPISSAGLCYSVEIKDSHIPPWIISKICALMASKGQSFEASFTTEHTSVGLNTALGVVSQIADSEVTVEDSQETAYTFGIPEAIVSPCLHSGLLKGLSYCNGSYTVSLSPV, from the exons ATGTTGCTGAGCTTGTTAGTAAATCTTTGGCCCCAAG TGAGATGGATAATGGACTCAAGAAAACAGATCCTCCAAGGAATCCTAGATATATTGACACCCGTATGGATGAAGTATATCCTGCCAAGAAATCAAGGTTCAAACTTTCAGGAAAAGAAAATGCCAAG TCCACAGAATTCTGTTGCTTCTGTTGATGTTCCAAAAGATGATGTTCTCGGTGCCTGTCCTACACTTGAAAAATGTAGCCGTGGTACATTTCTTACTGTTACTGAGCTTTCATCAGGGGGTCAAAAGTTATCAGGCTTGGCAACTGTTGAAATG GATAAAGCTTTGAAAGGACTAGCTGCCTGTGAAGCATTCCCAACTAGACCTCCTGAGTCTTCTGGAAAAATTGATGACCTTTCAACTGGAAACTTCTGCTCTGAATTCCATGTGACTGGCCTGAAGGTTCCTCTGGATTTTACTTTGAAAACTTATATGCGATTGGTGTCCTCATCGTCCGTGAATTG GTTAAATAGGTTAATTACGTGTGGTACATACAATGGTGTGCCTCAGTTTGCATCCCATTCTGGTTCCTCTGAAGATCAAAATATTAGCAGTGCTTCACAGACCAGACTGACTTCCCAAGTTTTGAATTCTAAAGCATTACATTCATGGATTTACCCTCAATCTACCTTTCCGCCATCTCTCGTGTCAATATTGGTCTCATCAGCAGCAGATGGAG TTGAAATGGATTTCTTAAGAAAGCGAATTGGAGCATGGGAGGAGTCATTTCGGAGTCTTTATTATATGTTTCGGGAAAATGCTTGTAGCGTCTTTTATG TGTGCACTTCACATTTTGTGGTAATGTTCACTTCTGTTGATGGTTCGGGAAGAAGTAGATCATACCAAGCTTATATCTCCCAGTCAACAAGAGGTTTGAGATCTTCACTAAAAGAGCAT GATGTTTCTTTTTCTATGCCTCTTTGCCACTCTCAAGTAGAACAAGTAACTACTGAAGATCTTGTAGAGCTGTCAGAAATTGAGAAGCGTAATTTGGGTCAG ACTCGACGCATGAATTCCTTCTCTGATGTTGATAATACTCCACAGTCTCTGCTGGCTTTCAGTGGAAACCGGAATGTTCATGGCTTGTATgatattttgttaaattatag ATCTTTCTTGACCTTTTTGAATGCGGTGGATGTTCCTGTATTATATTctcctgtaccctttcaacatgctGCTCTTTCTGCTCCGGAG GTTAGATGCATGGAGATCAAAAGAGCTGATCACGGTACTTATCTTTCCCATGGATCATCCACCTTGAACGAtggtcattccacaccaatttcatctGCTGGCCTTTGCTATAGTGTTGAAATCAAGGATTCACATATTCCACCTTGGATTATCAGCAAAATATGTGCTCTAATGGCCTCTAAAGGACAAAGCTTTGAAGCAAG CTTTACAACGGAGCACACTTCAGTTGGCTTAAATACGGCTCTTGGAGTGGTTTCTCAGATAGCCGATAGTGAAGTCACAGTTGAAGACTCACAAGAAACAGCCTATACTTTCGGTATTCCCGAAGCAATTGTTTCCCCTTGTTTGCATTCAGGCTTATTAAAGGGTTTGAGCTACTGCAATGGTTCTTATACGGTGTCTCTCTCACCCGTATGA
- the LOC107899196 gene encoding protein downstream neighbor of Son isoform X1 yields MAKVAAHGALTSASLQIGGDALKVGPTVKRKTPSELRGEQLKRTNVAELVSKSLAPSEMDNGLKKTDPPRNPRYIDTRMDEVYPAKKSRFKLSGKENAKENSSIPQPISLKKISAFSNFAAERSPQNSVASVDVPKDDVLGACPTLEKCSRGTFLTVTELSSGGQKLSGLATVEMDKALKGLAACEAFPTRPPESSGKIDDLSTGNFCSEFHVTGLKVPLDFTLKTYMRLVSSSSVNWLNRLITCGTYNGVPQFASHSGSSEDQNISSASQTRLTSQVLNSKALHSWIYPQSTFPPSLVSILVSSAADGVEMDFLRKRIGAWEESFRSLYYMFRENACSVFYVCTSHFVVMFTSVDGSGRSRSYQAYISQSTRGLRSSLKEHDVSFSMPLCHSQVEQVTTEDLVELSEIEKRNLGQTRRMNSFSDVDNTPQSLLAFSGNRNVHGLYDILLNYRSFLTFLNAVDVPVLYSPVPFQHAALSAPEVRCMEIKRADHGTYLSHGSSTLNDGHSTPISSAGLCYSVEIKDSHIPPWIISKICALMASKGQSFEASFTTEHTSVGLNTALGVVSQIADSEVTVEDSQETAYTFGIPEAIVSPCLHSGLLKGLSYCNGSYTVSLSPV; encoded by the exons ATGGCGAAGGTAGCTGCGCATGGTGCATTAACTTCTGCTTCGTTGCAAATCGGTGGGGATGCCCTGAAAGTTGGTCCAACAGTTAAAAGGAAGACCCCTTCGGAACTCAGa GGGGAACAGTTAAAGCGAACCAATGTTGCTGAGCTTGTTAGTAAATCTTTGGCCCCAAG TGAGATGGATAATGGACTCAAGAAAACAGATCCTCCAAGGAATCCTAGATATATTGACACCCGTATGGATGAAGTATATCCTGCCAAGAAATCAAGGTTCAAACTTTCAGGAAAAGAAAATGCCAAG GAAAATAGTTCAATTCCGCAGCCTATCAGCCTAAAGAAAATCTCTGCATTTTCAAATTTTGCTGCTGAGAGAAG TCCACAGAATTCTGTTGCTTCTGTTGATGTTCCAAAAGATGATGTTCTCGGTGCCTGTCCTACACTTGAAAAATGTAGCCGTGGTACATTTCTTACTGTTACTGAGCTTTCATCAGGGGGTCAAAAGTTATCAGGCTTGGCAACTGTTGAAATG GATAAAGCTTTGAAAGGACTAGCTGCCTGTGAAGCATTCCCAACTAGACCTCCTGAGTCTTCTGGAAAAATTGATGACCTTTCAACTGGAAACTTCTGCTCTGAATTCCATGTGACTGGCCTGAAGGTTCCTCTGGATTTTACTTTGAAAACTTATATGCGATTGGTGTCCTCATCGTCCGTGAATTG GTTAAATAGGTTAATTACGTGTGGTACATACAATGGTGTGCCTCAGTTTGCATCCCATTCTGGTTCCTCTGAAGATCAAAATATTAGCAGTGCTTCACAGACCAGACTGACTTCCCAAGTTTTGAATTCTAAAGCATTACATTCATGGATTTACCCTCAATCTACCTTTCCGCCATCTCTCGTGTCAATATTGGTCTCATCAGCAGCAGATGGAG TTGAAATGGATTTCTTAAGAAAGCGAATTGGAGCATGGGAGGAGTCATTTCGGAGTCTTTATTATATGTTTCGGGAAAATGCTTGTAGCGTCTTTTATG TGTGCACTTCACATTTTGTGGTAATGTTCACTTCTGTTGATGGTTCGGGAAGAAGTAGATCATACCAAGCTTATATCTCCCAGTCAACAAGAGGTTTGAGATCTTCACTAAAAGAGCAT GATGTTTCTTTTTCTATGCCTCTTTGCCACTCTCAAGTAGAACAAGTAACTACTGAAGATCTTGTAGAGCTGTCAGAAATTGAGAAGCGTAATTTGGGTCAG ACTCGACGCATGAATTCCTTCTCTGATGTTGATAATACTCCACAGTCTCTGCTGGCTTTCAGTGGAAACCGGAATGTTCATGGCTTGTATgatattttgttaaattatag ATCTTTCTTGACCTTTTTGAATGCGGTGGATGTTCCTGTATTATATTctcctgtaccctttcaacatgctGCTCTTTCTGCTCCGGAG GTTAGATGCATGGAGATCAAAAGAGCTGATCACGGTACTTATCTTTCCCATGGATCATCCACCTTGAACGAtggtcattccacaccaatttcatctGCTGGCCTTTGCTATAGTGTTGAAATCAAGGATTCACATATTCCACCTTGGATTATCAGCAAAATATGTGCTCTAATGGCCTCTAAAGGACAAAGCTTTGAAGCAAG CTTTACAACGGAGCACACTTCAGTTGGCTTAAATACGGCTCTTGGAGTGGTTTCTCAGATAGCCGATAGTGAAGTCACAGTTGAAGACTCACAAGAAACAGCCTATACTTTCGGTATTCCCGAAGCAATTGTTTCCCCTTGTTTGCATTCAGGCTTATTAAAGGGTTTGAGCTACTGCAATGGTTCTTATACGGTGTCTCTCTCACCCGTATGA